Below is a window of Cytobacillus firmus DNA.
CTCATAATCAACTGAATTCTTCGCTTTCGACAAAATTAGTGAAAGTTTTTAACATCTTCAGACACATTCCTTGAATTCGTTTACTTATAATTGAAAGAAATGGATTGTCCCGGAAGGAGGGGCCAGATGAGAGCTTATCAATTGTATTTAATAGAAGATGAATTTGCGTCCCATTATTTTGGCAGAGAGCGGATGTTTTTTCAGCTTTTTGAAGAGTATGAGCGTTCGTCAGGTGAAATGAAGGCTATTCTATCGAAGCAAATTGATTTTGTGACTAAGCCAATCCCGGGTTTAAAAGTGCATCAATATATCCACCAGCAGCTCCAGAGAAAAAAAGACTTTATCATAGAAAAAAGTGCATACTATATAGAGATGAGTAAAAGAAGCAGGGCTAAGCTTGAAGTTTTTGAACGGAGTCTGGTTTTAGAAGCGGCCGGCAGCTATGAGGCAGAGACAGTTTTTTTCGAAGTGCTGCGAAAAAGCGAGTCTTCCTTTCTGGCTGTTGACCTCCAGCATAAGCGCTATGGGTGGCTAAAACCGATAAAAGAGAGAAAGTTCGTCTAAAATAAGAGAAAAACTGAAGCAAATATTGTATAATAACCTTTGGTCTAGTACACTGTATGATAGACAACATGAAGGAGGAAGTTAGTATGGGTATGTACATTCTAGTTGGTGTACTGGCGCTTCTTGCCGGTGTAGCACTAGGATTTTTCATTGCTCGAAAATATATGATGAGCTACCTTGAGAAAAATCCGCCAATTAATGAACAAATGCTTAAAATGATGATGATGCAAATGGGCATGAAGCCATCTCAAAAGAAGATCAACCAAATGATGAATGCCATGAACAAGCAGACTGGCAAGTAATCAGGGACAAGCATCCCATCGGAAACCACTTTTCTGTTACAATAACAGAAAGGTGGTTTTTTTGTTTTCAGAATGAAACCTTCTTTGAAACAGACCGTATATATACTATGACAAAACGTGAAAGGAACGAGCAAAATGAAAAAAGTAATTCTAATAGGGCTCCTTACCGTTTCCATGATATTAAGCGGCTGTTCCGTCTTGGGTGAAGTGAATAATTCCATTGACTATGTTAATGAAGCGACTGAGCATATCAATACATTAAGCGACTTTGCCGAAGAGGCGCCGCAAATGATTCAGGATGCGGCAGCAGATCCGGCATTAAAGCAGGAACTTGAAGACAGATTGATGACACTAAAGCAGGAAGTTGAAGAATTTATCGCCATTCAGGATATCCCGACCTTGGCAGAGGATATTCACCAGGAGCTTGTGACCCAAAATGAAGCGTTGCTGGCAGAAATTAATAAAGTTTTGGAGAACGGCAGCCTTGCACTGGATCAGCTGGAGAATTCTGAGCTGTTCACTACGATTAATGAGGCAACAAGCCTGATAAACCGCATAGAAGCATTAGGGCAATAAAGCATCCATCCGGGTGCTTTTTTGTTGTGGGAAAAAATCTTCCTTATTTTCTCAATATTTGATAAACTATTTAAGCTATTATGGATTTCGGAGGATGGAGTATGAAGGTTTTCTTTGATTTAATGTGGTTTTTTAAACAGGAGAAAAAGGCTTATGTAAACGGAATTATTCTGTTGTTATTTGTGGCACTGCTGCAGCTGGTTCCCCCAAAGGTAGTTGGGATTGTTGTCGACTCAATTAAAAATGGCCAGCTGAATGCGCAAGCATTAATCATGTGGGTTGGACTTCTGATAGTTGTTGCCCTCATGATGTATGTCCTTCGCTATTATTGGCGCATTATGATATTTGGTTCAGCTGTTAAGCTGTCCAAACTTCTGCGCAACAGGCTTTATCTGCATTTCACGAATATGTCGCAAACCTTTTACCAGAAAAAGCGGGTAGGGGATTTGATGGCACATGCGACCAATGATCTGCAGGCCATTCAGCAGACGGCTGGGGCTGGGGTCCTAACCTTTGTCGATTCACTGGCGACAGGCGGCTTCGTTATAATCGCCATGGCGGCAACAATCAGCTGGAAGTTAACGCTGATCTGCTTGATTCCGATGCCCTTCATGGCACTTCTCACAAGCTGGTATGGAACACTTCTTCATAAACGGTTCCACAAAGCACAGGAGGCTTTTTCTTCACTGAATGACAAGACTCAGGAAAGTGTTTCAGGAATTAAAGTGATTAAAACATTCGGCCAGGAAAAAGAAGATATAGAAGATTTCCGGAGGCAGTCTGAAGATGTAGTGCAAAAGAACATCTCTGTTGCAAAGGTTGATTCTTTGTTTGATCCGACGATCAGCATTATTGTAGGGCTTTCTTTCTTCCTGTCTATTGCATTTGGATCAAGATATGTTATCGCAGGAGAGCTGACAATCGGGCAGCTGGTTTCATTCACAACTTACTTGGGTCTCCTTATTTGGCCAATGCTCGCTTTTGGCTGGCTGTTCAACATTGTGGAAAGAGGCCGAGCCTCTTATGATCGAGTTTCTGCTCTTCTTGCAGAAGAAATCGATATAAAGGATGATGAGACTGGCATCAATGAAGTTCCAAGCGGTGATATTGAGTACAGGATTGAGGAATTCACCTATCCGGGTGAACAGGAAATGCTGCTTAAGGATATTCATTTTAGGCTGGAAAGAGGAGAGACTCTCGGCATAGCAGGTAAAACGGGTGCGGGCAAAACTTCACTGCTTAAGCTATTGTTCAGGGAGTTTGAAGGCTATAAAGGGGAAATTCTTTTTGCAGGACATCCTATCAGCCGCTATAAAGTCGGAAAGCTGAGAGAAGCGATCGGCTATGTCCCGCAGGAGCACTTCCTATTCTCGGCAACAGTTGCTGAAAATATAGCTTTCACGAGACCGGATGCAGACCTGGAAGATATTTATGCGGCCGCGAAACTGGCCAATATCCATGAAGATATTCTTCAATTTACAGAAGGTTATATGACTGTTGCAGGTGAGAGAGGGGTCTCCCTTTCCGGAGGGCAGAAGCAGCGTATTTCCATTGCAAGGGCACTTATGATGAATCCGGAAGTATTGATTTTGGATGACTCCCTTTCTGCTGTTGATGCCAAAACTGAGGAAGCGATTCTTACTTCATTGCGGGCCGAGCGGGCTGGCAAGACAACGATTATTACTGCTCACCGGCTGAGTGCCATTCAGCATGCGAATCTCATATTGGTACTGGATGAAGGAAGAATTGTCCAGAGGGGAACACATGATGAACTAATGGCTGAAGACGGCTGGTATAAGAATATGTATCTGCGGCAGCAGCTGGAGGAGCTTGTAGAGCATGGGGGATAAGTCAATGGAAAAGACACCGATTATGAAGGAAAAAGAGCAGCGGAAGGTCCTTTTCCGGCTGCTTTCCTATACAAAACCGCATAAGAAAACAATCACACTTGCCTTCAGTCTGCTTCTTTTAACAACGATTGGAGACATCCTTGGTCCGATTCTTGTCAAAATTTTTATCGATGATTATTTAACACCTGGAAATCTGGTTTTTGAGCCGTTATTTGCCCTCGGTGCAGCCTATCTGGGCATTCAGATCATGAATGTGCTGGTATCCTATTTTCAGCTGCTCAAATTTCAGGAGATCGCGCTGAAAATCATTCAGCAGCTGCGTGTGGATGTCTTTTCGAAGGTACAGTCACTGGGCTTGAAGTACTTTGATAAAACGCCGGCGGGAAGTATTGTTTCCCGGGTTACCAATGATACAGAGGCGATAAAAGATATGTTTGTCAGTGTCCTGGTTACCTTCATTCAGGGTGCCTTCCTTCTGACAGGGATCTTTATGGCGATGTTTATCCTGAATGTGAAGCTTGCCCTGTTTTGTCTGGTAATTCTCCCGATTCTTTTTATGATCATCCGGACTTACCGCAAATACAGCTCTGTTTTCTATAAGGACCTAAGGGAAAGGCTTAGCGAGCTGAATGCAAAACTGAGTGAATCACTGCAGGGAATGTCGATCATCCAGGTATTCAGACAGGAAAAAAGGCTGCGCAAGGAATTTGGCGATATTAATGAGCAGCATTATAAGGCAGGGATGCGCAATATCAAAATGGATGGGCTGCTGCTAAGGCCGGCCATTGACCTTGTTTATGTTCTGGCACTTGTTATTGTATTGAGCTTTTTTGGGATATCTTCTTTTAACAGTCCAATTGATATCGGTGTGCTGTATGCCTTTGTAAGCTATCTGGACCGCTTTTTTGAGCCTGTGAATCAGATCATGATGAGGCTTTCCATGTATCAGCAGGCCATCATTGCGGCTTCAAGAGCGTTTGCGCTGCTGGACGAAAAGGAGCTTGCCCCAGCACAGGAGGACTGCAATTCTGCTGAAATCAGCGAGGGAGAGATTGAGTTCAGGAACATCAGCTTCTCCTATGACGGCAAAAGGGATGTTTTGAAAAATATCTCATTTTCTGCCAAACCGGGTGAAACCGTTGCTCTCGTAGGCCATACCGGCAGCGGCAAAAGCTCTATCATTAATTTAATGATGCGATTCTATGAATATGAACGCGGTGATATACTCATTGACGGAAGAAGCATTAAGTCCTACCCAGCAGAAGAATTGCGTACAAAAATGGGGCTTGTCCTTCAGGATCCTTTCCTTTTTTACGGGACGATTAAGGATAACATCATGCTGCATAATAAAAGCATGACAGATGCTGAGATTGAAGCTGCGGCTCAGTTTGTTCAGGCTCATACTTTCATAGAAAAGTTGGAAGACGGTTATGACCATCCTGTGGTGGAGAGGGGATCGACTTTTTCAAGTGGGCAAAGACAGCTCATTGCTTTTGCAAGAACGATCGCTGCCAATCCGAAAATTCTTGTGCTGGATGAAGCAACAGCTAATATTGATACTGAAACAGAAGAAGCTATTCAGACAGCACTGGAAGAAATGAGAAAGGGCCGCACAACAATTGCGATTGCTCATCGCTTGTCTACCATACAGGATGCTGAACTGATTCTCGTTCTTCATCAGGGGGAAATAGTAGAAAGAGGAACGCACCAGGAACTGCTGGCAAAGCGGGGGTTGTATCATAAAATGTATCTGCTGCAGAATGGGTCTGCTGAAAAAGTGGAGGATACAGTAGGCTAATAGAAAAGACGTGTGAATGGCCACACGTCTTTTCTTCTCTTAAAAGGAGCAGGATTCTCCATCTTCAGGCACTATTAGTTGATCGGAAAAGCCTTTGTCTTTACTATAGCTTTTTAACTCTTCCTTTGATAGTGTCCAATGGTTGACCGCCTCCATGTGGACAGAAATAATCCTGGCATCCGGGGCAGCTTTGGAAACTTCATAGATATCTTCTTTCCCCATAACAAGCGAGCCGCCTTCAAGAAACTGGTTATCTCCGCCATTAACAACTATGACTTCAGGGCTCTGTGTTTCAATAACTTCCTGAACAGCATCATACCAAACTGTATCTCCTGCTACATAAAGTGTTTTTTCACTGTGATGTTTGAAGACCACTCCACAAACCAGACCGGCCAGTTTTAAAGTTTCGCCCCTGCCATGTTCGCCCTTTGTTTTAACTAGTTGGATATCTTCAAAAACAGTTTCTTCATGGAGGACTTCAATATTATTAAATCCTGCTTTTTTCACTTCAGCGGCATCTTCTTCATTTTGCACAAATATTTTAATGTCCTTTGGAAATGCCATTTTGGCAACATCATCAAAGTGGTCTAAATGCAGGTGGGTAACAATTACGGCATCCACATTATGAATGATTTCATCAATGGAGACTGGAAGATCTGTTAAAGGATTGTTATGATCTTGTCTGATTGAATTTGGAAAAGGCGGGTAAGTCCCCTTTTCGGCCAAAAAGGGATCTATTAAAAACTTTTTCTCTGCATATTGGACAACTAGTGTAGCGTTGCGGATCAGCTGTATATTCATATAAATGTACTCCTTTTCTTTGATTTACATATAGTTTATACTAAGACCCGCTGGCAATTACATAGATAAAATCAAGTCTTTTTGCCGTTTAACTTGAAAAGTGAAAGGAGTTGAAAAAATGCTGGATCACACCGATCGGCGTATATTGGAGGAACTTTCCAGTTACAGCCGGATCACAATGAAGGAACTGGGGGAGAAAGTCCATTTAACTGGCCAGGCAGCCGCATCTAGAGTGGCGAAATTAGAAGATCAGGGCGTAATTGAGGGGTACACAATTAAAGTGAACCAGGAGAAATTAGGGTATTCTGTCCATGCTTTTATTACGGTTATCACTCAAAGTATGAATCATCAGCCTTATCTGACATTTGTGAAAGCACAAAAGGAAATCATACATAATTATAAAATCAGCGGAGATGGCTGTTATCTGCTTGAATGCAAATTCCCGTCAAATGGACGGTTAGATCAATTTTTAACAGACTTGAATAAGCATGCAAATTATAAATTATCAATTGTCATTAATAAATAACTGAACCAGAGGGGCGAAATGTAAAAAACAGCCTGCATTGGTTGCATGGCTGTTTCTTAATGTGTCTGCACTTTTTTAATGAAGCTTCGGTTATATTCATTTAATAGGGCATCCAATTCCTGGCTGTATCGGATTGCTGCGGCAGAGCTTAAGCCGCTTTTCATGGCCACTTGAATTAACTCTGTTCTTTTTTGTTCGATTAATGTAAGCAGTTCCTGTTTACACACGGCCAATAATTCCTCTCTGATCATTTCTTATATGTAGGCTATACTCTGCCAATTTGAATCCATGTCAAAAGCTGAAAGATAATAACAGAATTTGTTAAGATCTATACTAGTATATCGAATTATGGTAATAAATTCAAAAGAAACTTGTTTTAAACTTTAGTAACATTTACATTAAAATTACATGTTCTAGGTTGAAAATTAATATGAATTTTAGTAGCAGCTGATGACACAAAATGTTCACATACTATCCATTATCTTTTCTAGATGGGATTTGTTAGAATGAAATTGGAATGAATGAGTATCAGGAGTTGTGACTATGACAGATTTGAATGTATTTATTGCATTAGGGGCAGGGTTTTTAAGCTTTGTTTCACCTTGCTGCCTGCCATTATATCCGGCTTTTTTATCGTATATCACCGGAATGTCTGTAGGGGAGATTAAAGAAGAAAATGCGATGATGCAGAGAAGGAGCATGCTTCATACACTATTTTTCCTGATCGGATTTTCGGCCATTTTTATCGCTATTGGGTTTGGAACTACCTTGCTTGGTCAATTCTTTCAGCAATACCAGGATTTAATCAGGCAAATTGGCGCCATCTTTGTATTTATATTTGGATTATTAATTGTAGGCATTATTAAGCCCGAATTTCTTATGAAAGAAAGGCGGTTTGAATTTAAGAATCGTCCATCGGGCCTTCTGGGATCTGTTCTGATCGGAATGGCATTCGCTGCAGGCTGGACCCCATGTACAGGTCCAATATTAGGGGCGGTCTGGTCATTAGCAGTCACAAATCCTAATTCTGCAATGGTTTACATGATTGCCTATATTCTTGGCTTTGCTATACCATTCTTTGTTCTATCCTTCTTCATAGGGAAAATGCAATGGATTAGGCGAAACAGCGCCAAGATTATGAAAATCGGCGGAGTGCTGATGATGATCATGGGTGTAGTTTTATTCTTTGACTGGATGACAAAAATCATTATTTTCCTTTCACCGTTATTTGGCGGATTTACTGGTTTCTAAGAGCATGGGCACATTCAATTTAGGAATGTGCCTTTTTTTTATGTGATAAGGAAAAAGGGCTAGGACAGGTGGTCGAAATTTGTCATATTCTTTCAATTGAAATATATCTGATAGTTCGATATATTGAAATATGTGTTCTTACGGAGTGGAATAATGTATCTCTCTAAAGGAATGATTTTTTTCTTCCAGATGTTTTAATAAATGTTATTATGGGTATTTTTTACTATGTATGTAGTATAATAGAGATATAGCTTCCAATGCACTACAAGGGGGAAACAGCGGTGGCGAGAATTTTAATAGTTGATGATGCGAAGTTTATGAGGGTTACCCTGAGCAGCATTCTGAAAAAAGCCGACCATGAAATTGTGGGAGAAGGGGAAAACGGAAAGGAAGCCGTGGACCTATTCGTAAATCTGAAGCCAGATCTGGTGATGATGGATATTACGATGCCAGAAATGAGCGGGCTCGAGGCTGTCCGGGAAATTAAGAGGGACAACCCTAATGCAAAGGTTATCATGTGTTCAGCCATGGGCCAGCAGAAGGTAGTGGTTGAATCCATTGAAGCAGGTGCGAAGGATTTTATTATAAAACCATTTGATGAAGGCCGTGTACTAGAAGCGGTAAATCGGGTATTAAGTTAAGAGCTGACTCGGGGTACCCTGGACATACGGATGTGTCCGGGTATCAGCTGGAGTGGCTTTTTTTGATGAACTTTTATCCCTCTGAGTACCTTAATTAAGCTTATTAAGATATAATATGGTTAGTAATCAAATGAAATAGAGGATGAAATCGAATGGACTTTGTATTAATTTCATCAATCGGTGCCGTATTTATGGCAATCTTCGCTATGTTCATCCGCATGAAGGCTGCAAAAAAGCCGGCTTCAGCCAAAAAAATCATCTTGCCGCCGATTTTTATGAGCACAGGTGCTCTTATGTTTACCGTTCCTTATTTTCGTGTTACTCCATTGGAGATTCTGGAAGCGGCCACAGTTGGATTGCTGTTTTCCATGCTTTTAATTAAAACATCCTCATTTGAAATCAGGGACAGCGAAATTTATCTGAAGCGCTCCAAAGCATTTGCTTTTATATTAATAGGGTTGCTTGTGATCCGCATCATTGGAAAAATAGCTCTTAGCTCAACAATCGACTATGGTCAGCTGAGCGGCATGTTCTGGATTCTCGCATTTTCGATGATTGTACCGTGGAGAATTGCCATGTATATGAATTATCGAAAGCTTCATCACGAGCTGAACGGATCGGGGAATCCCAAAACAACTTAATCGATTGAAAGCCGCCGGGTACTGCACTCGGCGGCTTTTGCATTGTTATTTAATGGACTCCATTTTTGGGGTCCCATAGTCCATACATTTTCCGGATTTCTACGATTTGGCCAATGTGATAGGCGTTGTGGATGGTTAAGTTTGAAATGACAGACGACCAGGATTCAATCGGTTCCTTATAGGCGGAGGAGAGAAGCTTTTCTTCACTGCATTCTTCCAGGGCTTTAATCCACTCAGTCAAGACGTTCTGAAGAGCTTTTATGGCAGAATGCCAATCCTCTTCAGTAACGGATTCATTGGTGCTGAAAGTTTCGTCATTGGCGATATGGGTTTGGGAGAGCGGCAATTCTTTTAATCTAGTTAGATAGCGGTCATTCCAGAAGGTAAGGTGGGTGACGATCTGCCAGATGGAATTACCGGTTCCTGACTTGTAGGATGCTTCTTTTGCTGATAATCCTCCGATGGCAGCTGATAACGGGACAAACCAATTGGGCTGGTCGAGGCAGGCGGACAGCTGTTTTAATAAGACTTCTTTTGTGGTCATTGGATTACTCCTTTTTGGATAGAGTTACTCTCCATTTCTATTCAATAAAGGTGGTGAGTATCCTTCTTAAAGGCGGAAAAAATAAAAAACCATTCCGGCGTTCCGAAATGGCTTAGAATAAATGTTCATATGGC
It encodes the following:
- a CDS encoding Lrp/AsnC family transcriptional regulator; translation: MLDHTDRRILEELSSYSRITMKELGEKVHLTGQAAASRVAKLEDQGVIEGYTIKVNQEKLGYSVHAFITVITQSMNHQPYLTFVKAQKEIIHNYKISGDGCYLLECKFPSNGRLDQFLTDLNKHANYKLSIVINK
- the sirA gene encoding sporulation inhibitor of replication protein SirA, producing MRAYQLYLIEDEFASHYFGRERMFFQLFEEYERSSGEMKAILSKQIDFVTKPIPGLKVHQYIHQQLQRKKDFIIEKSAYYIEMSKRSRAKLEVFERSLVLEAAGSYEAETVFFEVLRKSESSFLAVDLQHKRYGWLKPIKERKFV
- a CDS encoding ABC transporter ATP-binding protein, whose amino-acid sequence is MEKTPIMKEKEQRKVLFRLLSYTKPHKKTITLAFSLLLLTTIGDILGPILVKIFIDDYLTPGNLVFEPLFALGAAYLGIQIMNVLVSYFQLLKFQEIALKIIQQLRVDVFSKVQSLGLKYFDKTPAGSIVSRVTNDTEAIKDMFVSVLVTFIQGAFLLTGIFMAMFILNVKLALFCLVILPILFMIIRTYRKYSSVFYKDLRERLSELNAKLSESLQGMSIIQVFRQEKRLRKEFGDINEQHYKAGMRNIKMDGLLLRPAIDLVYVLALVIVLSFFGISSFNSPIDIGVLYAFVSYLDRFFEPVNQIMMRLSMYQQAIIAASRAFALLDEKELAPAQEDCNSAEISEGEIEFRNISFSYDGKRDVLKNISFSAKPGETVALVGHTGSGKSSIINLMMRFYEYERGDILIDGRSIKSYPAEELRTKMGLVLQDPFLFYGTIKDNIMLHNKSMTDAEIEAAAQFVQAHTFIEKLEDGYDHPVVERGSTFSSGQRQLIAFARTIAANPKILVLDEATANIDTETEEAIQTALEEMRKGRTTIAIAHRLSTIQDAELILVLHQGEIVERGTHQELLAKRGLYHKMYLLQNGSAEKVEDTVG
- a CDS encoding DinB family protein; its protein translation is MTTKEVLLKQLSACLDQPNWFVPLSAAIGGLSAKEASYKSGTGNSIWQIVTHLTFWNDRYLTRLKELPLSQTHIANDETFSTNESVTEEDWHSAIKALQNVLTEWIKALEECSEEKLLSSAYKEPIESWSSVISNLTIHNAYHIGQIVEIRKMYGLWDPKNGVH
- a CDS encoding ABC transporter transmembrane domain-containing protein, whose translation is MKVFFDLMWFFKQEKKAYVNGIILLLFVALLQLVPPKVVGIVVDSIKNGQLNAQALIMWVGLLIVVALMMYVLRYYWRIMIFGSAVKLSKLLRNRLYLHFTNMSQTFYQKKRVGDLMAHATNDLQAIQQTAGAGVLTFVDSLATGGFVIIAMAATISWKLTLICLIPMPFMALLTSWYGTLLHKRFHKAQEAFSSLNDKTQESVSGIKVIKTFGQEKEDIEDFRRQSEDVVQKNISVAKVDSLFDPTISIIVGLSFFLSIAFGSRYVIAGELTIGQLVSFTTYLGLLIWPMLAFGWLFNIVERGRASYDRVSALLAEEIDIKDDETGINEVPSGDIEYRIEEFTYPGEQEMLLKDIHFRLERGETLGIAGKTGAGKTSLLKLLFREFEGYKGEILFAGHPISRYKVGKLREAIGYVPQEHFLFSATVAENIAFTRPDADLEDIYAAAKLANIHEDILQFTEGYMTVAGERGVSLSGGQKQRISIARALMMNPEVLILDDSLSAVDAKTEEAILTSLRAERAGKTTIITAHRLSAIQHANLILVLDEGRIVQRGTHDELMAEDGWYKNMYLRQQLEELVEHGG
- a CDS encoding MBL fold metallo-hydrolase, with amino-acid sequence MNIQLIRNATLVVQYAEKKFLIDPFLAEKGTYPPFPNSIRQDHNNPLTDLPVSIDEIIHNVDAVIVTHLHLDHFDDVAKMAFPKDIKIFVQNEEDAAEVKKAGFNNIEVLHEETVFEDIQLVKTKGEHGRGETLKLAGLVCGVVFKHHSEKTLYVAGDTVWYDAVQEVIETQSPEVIVVNGGDNQFLEGGSLVMGKEDIYEVSKAAPDARIISVHMEAVNHWTLSKEELKSYSKDKGFSDQLIVPEDGESCSF
- a CDS encoding CcdC family protein; protein product: MDFVLISSIGAVFMAIFAMFIRMKAAKKPASAKKIILPPIFMSTGALMFTVPYFRVTPLEILEAATVGLLFSMLLIKTSSFEIRDSEIYLKRSKAFAFILIGLLVIRIIGKIALSSTIDYGQLSGMFWILAFSMIVPWRIAMYMNYRKLHHELNGSGNPKTT
- a CDS encoding cytochrome c biogenesis CcdA family protein; this translates as MTDLNVFIALGAGFLSFVSPCCLPLYPAFLSYITGMSVGEIKEENAMMQRRSMLHTLFFLIGFSAIFIAIGFGTTLLGQFFQQYQDLIRQIGAIFVFIFGLLIVGIIKPEFLMKERRFEFKNRPSGLLGSVLIGMAFAAGWTPCTGPILGAVWSLAVTNPNSAMVYMIAYILGFAIPFFVLSFFIGKMQWIRRNSAKIMKIGGVLMMIMGVVLFFDWMTKIIIFLSPLFGGFTGF
- a CDS encoding DUF6376 family protein — encoded protein: MKKVILIGLLTVSMILSGCSVLGEVNNSIDYVNEATEHINTLSDFAEEAPQMIQDAAADPALKQELEDRLMTLKQEVEEFIAIQDIPTLAEDIHQELVTQNEALLAEINKVLENGSLALDQLENSELFTTINEATSLINRIEALGQ
- a CDS encoding response regulator; protein product: MARILIVDDAKFMRVTLSSILKKADHEIVGEGENGKEAVDLFVNLKPDLVMMDITMPEMSGLEAVREIKRDNPNAKVIMCSAMGQQKVVVESIEAGAKDFIIKPFDEGRVLEAVNRVLS
- a CDS encoding aspartyl-phosphate phosphatase Spo0E family protein is translated as MCKQELLTLIEQKRTELIQVAMKSGLSSAAAIRYSQELDALLNEYNRSFIKKVQTH
- a CDS encoding YneF family protein, which translates into the protein MGMYILVGVLALLAGVALGFFIARKYMMSYLEKNPPINEQMLKMMMMQMGMKPSQKKINQMMNAMNKQTGK